The Anastrepha ludens isolate Willacy chromosome X, idAnaLude1.1, whole genome shotgun sequence genome includes a window with the following:
- the LOC128870452 gene encoding uncharacterized protein LOC128870452 isoform X2, giving the protein MSAFQHNTFNLQMAQDYFAHLNPLAQRIASDISMTKLSYGQLWYAMKLGEQNDILNETLIKPEISLMYFDKFSSSIAPLSTDLSSSASSSSADVRVTSAENILQSLPRRKEQKCSIKISGSLSTNSLMDAIRKQSKNLLSNTLAARAQQTMALHLHGKLRPPSSLPPPQPIGIAKASRAVNANEAKSSLGLCKKLRNKHEMITFDGRNHDIYAGQSAARKIVYDDVLGTYRDEHSRPFSYRTNSQNNLKHSKATTDDMYLLSKEPSNENITATIVVTKNYKQLQQELKKTLKRQLKYTKNENYTNVNTVNRIIYKRLYNSNDRDPPKNFVADKCLTPIPQQRLMPQPDKVNLSYSLSNTPDITCLRNVELKQQNGTYADYTDAYFEEASSDEDEHKNYKAKDDVKICENIKFLENDTNLRKGFDFLNNW; this is encoded by the exons ATGTCTGCATTCCAACATAATACATTTAATCTTCAAATGGCACAAGACTACTTTGCACACTTAAATCCGTTAGCCCAACGTATTGCGTCTGATATAAGCATGACAAAATTGTCATATGGTCAACTTTGGTATGCAATGAAGCTAGGCGAGCAAAATGATATTTTAAACGAAACTCTGATAAAGCCGGAAATATCTTTAAtgtattttgataaattttcatcatCGATTGCGCCATTATCAACAGACCTATCATCATCCGCCAGTTCATCATCTGCTGATGTAAGGGTTACAagtgcagaaaatattttgcaaagctTACCAagaagaaaagaacaaaaatgctCTATTAAAATTAGTGGTAGCTTATCAACGAACTCTTTAATGGATGCGATTCGAAAGCAGAGTAAAAATTTGCTCTCAAATACCTTAGCTGCCCGAGCTCAACAAACAATGGCTTTGCATCTTCATGGAAAATTGAGGCCACCATCGTCGCTACCACCGCCACAACCTATTGGTATCGCAAAAGCTTCAAGGGCAGTAAACGCTAACGAAGCCAAATCCAGCTTGGGGTTGTGTAAAAAGTTGCGTAATAAGCACGAGATGATAACTTTCGATGGACGTAATCATGATATATATGCCGGACAGAGTGCTGCTCGTAAAATTGTTTATGACGACGTGTTGGGGACATACCGCGACGAACATTCTCGACCTTTTAGTTATCGTACAAACTCACAGAATAACTTGAAACATTCAAAAGCTACCACCGATGATATGTATTTACTTTCGAAAGAGCCTAGCAATGAAAATATAACAGCAACTATAGTTGTCACCAAAAACTACAAACAGCTGCAGCAGGAGCTGAAAAAAACCTTGAAGAGGCAGTTGAAGTATACTAAGAACGAGAACTACACCAATGTCAACACTGTTAATAGGATTATTTATAAAAGATTATATAATTCGAACGATAGAGACCCACCTAAAAATTTCGTTGCGGATAAATGCTTGACGCCTATCCCACAACAAAGATTAATGCCTCAGCCTGATAAAGTAAACTTGAGCTATTCCTTGAGCAATACACCGGATATTACATGTTTACGTAATGTCGAACTAAAGCAGCAAAATGGTACTTACGCTGACTACACAGATGCCTACTTCGAAGAAG CTTCATCTGATGAAGACGAACACAAGAACTACAAGGCGAAAGATGATGTGAAGATATgcgaaaatatcaaatttttggaGAACGATACTAATTTACGAAAGGGGTTCGATTTTCTTAATAATTGGTAG
- the LOC128870452 gene encoding uncharacterized protein LOC128870452 isoform X1, with protein sequence MSAFQHNTFNLQMAQDYFAHLNPLAQRIASDISMTKLSYGQLWYAMKLGEQNDILNETLIKPEISLMYFDKFSSSIAPLSTDLSSSASSSSADVRVTSAENILQSLPRRKEQKCSIKISGSLSTNSLMDAIRKQSKNLLSNTLAARAQQTMALHLHGKLRPPSSLPPPQPIGIAKASRAVNANEAKSSLGLCKKLRNKHEMITFDGRNHDIYAGQSAARKIVYDDVLGTYRDEHSRPFSYRTNSQNNLKHSKATTDDMYLLSKEPSNENITATIVVTKNYKQLQQELKKTLKRQLKYTKNENYTNVNTVNRIIYKRLYNSNDRDPPKNFVADKCLTPIPQQRLMPQPDKVNLSYSLSNTPDITCLRNVELKQQNGTYADYTDAYFEEGESAIFMYNCNNSEIPTASLNWSSASSDEDEHKNYKAKDDVKICENIKFLENDTNLRKGFDFLNNW encoded by the coding sequence ATGTCTGCATTCCAACATAATACATTTAATCTTCAAATGGCACAAGACTACTTTGCACACTTAAATCCGTTAGCCCAACGTATTGCGTCTGATATAAGCATGACAAAATTGTCATATGGTCAACTTTGGTATGCAATGAAGCTAGGCGAGCAAAATGATATTTTAAACGAAACTCTGATAAAGCCGGAAATATCTTTAAtgtattttgataaattttcatcatCGATTGCGCCATTATCAACAGACCTATCATCATCCGCCAGTTCATCATCTGCTGATGTAAGGGTTACAagtgcagaaaatattttgcaaagctTACCAagaagaaaagaacaaaaatgctCTATTAAAATTAGTGGTAGCTTATCAACGAACTCTTTAATGGATGCGATTCGAAAGCAGAGTAAAAATTTGCTCTCAAATACCTTAGCTGCCCGAGCTCAACAAACAATGGCTTTGCATCTTCATGGAAAATTGAGGCCACCATCGTCGCTACCACCGCCACAACCTATTGGTATCGCAAAAGCTTCAAGGGCAGTAAACGCTAACGAAGCCAAATCCAGCTTGGGGTTGTGTAAAAAGTTGCGTAATAAGCACGAGATGATAACTTTCGATGGACGTAATCATGATATATATGCCGGACAGAGTGCTGCTCGTAAAATTGTTTATGACGACGTGTTGGGGACATACCGCGACGAACATTCTCGACCTTTTAGTTATCGTACAAACTCACAGAATAACTTGAAACATTCAAAAGCTACCACCGATGATATGTATTTACTTTCGAAAGAGCCTAGCAATGAAAATATAACAGCAACTATAGTTGTCACCAAAAACTACAAACAGCTGCAGCAGGAGCTGAAAAAAACCTTGAAGAGGCAGTTGAAGTATACTAAGAACGAGAACTACACCAATGTCAACACTGTTAATAGGATTATTTATAAAAGATTATATAATTCGAACGATAGAGACCCACCTAAAAATTTCGTTGCGGATAAATGCTTGACGCCTATCCCACAACAAAGATTAATGCCTCAGCCTGATAAAGTAAACTTGAGCTATTCCTTGAGCAATACACCGGATATTACATGTTTACGTAATGTCGAACTAAAGCAGCAAAATGGTACTTACGCTGACTACACAGATGCCTACTTCGAAGAAGGTGAGTCTGCAATCTTCATGTACAATTGTAATAACAGCGAAATTCCAACTGCATCCTTAAACTGGTCATCAGCTTCATCTGATGAAGACGAACACAAGAACTACAAGGCGAAAGATGATGTGAAGATATgcgaaaatatcaaatttttggaGAACGATACTAATTTACGAAAGGGGTTCGATTTTCTTAATAATTGGTAG